In the Arcobacter lacus genome, one interval contains:
- the argF gene encoding ornithine carbamoyltransferase: MRHFLTLTDFTKDEILEILTLAKQIKEETKRREFKDYMPKKVLAMIFEKSSTRTRVSFETGIYQLGGIGLFLSSNDIQLGRGEPMSDTSRVISRMADMVMIRTFEQSKIEEFAKYSKVPVINGLTNEYHPVQLMADYMTIQEAGLEKDLVVAYVGDGNNMAHSWLNLAAKLGFELRIATPKGYEVDKNILNNALEMAKISGAKIIIGNDPKTAIKDSTVVTTDTWVSMGQEDEKEKRIKDFAGYMIDADMMKLAQEKAIFLHCLPAYRGYEVTNEVMESSQSLIFEEAENRLHAQKGVMVWLDRKRDEK; encoded by the coding sequence ATGAGACATTTCTTAACACTAACTGACTTTACTAAAGATGAGATTTTAGAAATCCTTACTTTAGCAAAGCAGATTAAAGAAGAGACAAAAAGAAGAGAATTTAAAGATTATATGCCTAAAAAAGTTTTAGCTATGATTTTTGAAAAAAGTTCAACAAGAACAAGAGTCTCTTTCGAAACTGGTATTTATCAGTTAGGTGGAATTGGGCTATTTCTTTCATCAAATGACATTCAATTAGGTCGAGGTGAGCCTATGAGTGACACTTCAAGAGTTATTTCAAGAATGGCTGATATGGTGATGATTAGAACTTTTGAACAAAGTAAAATTGAAGAGTTTGCAAAATACTCAAAAGTTCCAGTAATAAATGGTCTAACAAATGAATATCATCCAGTACAACTTATGGCTGATTATATGACTATCCAAGAAGCAGGACTTGAAAAAGATTTGGTTGTTGCTTATGTAGGTGATGGAAATAATATGGCTCACTCTTGGCTAAATCTAGCAGCAAAACTTGGATTTGAACTTAGAATTGCAACTCCAAAAGGTTATGAAGTAGATAAAAACATCTTAAATAATGCTCTTGAAATGGCAAAAATAAGTGGTGCAAAAATTATCATAGGAAATGACCCAAAAACTGCTATAAAAGATTCAACTGTTGTTACAACTGATACTTGGGTTTCAATGGGACAAGAAGATGAAAAAGAAAAAAGAATAAAAGATTTTGCTGGATATATGATAGATGCTGATATGATGAAATTAGCTCAAGAAAAGGCTATTTTCTTACATTGTTTACCTGCATATAGAGGTTATGAAGTGACAAATGAAGTAATGGAAAGTTCTCAAAGCCTTATTTTTGAAGAAGCTGAAAATAGACTTCATGCTCAAAAAGGTGTTATGGTTTGGTTAGATAGAAAAAGAGATGAAAAATAG
- the hemB gene encoding porphobilinogen synthase, whose product MFKRFRRLRINETLRNLVQETVLTPEDFIYPLFVKEGKGIKTEVASMPGVYQMSLDEILKECEYLHSINLKSIILFGIPDVKDSVGSECLCEESIIARTIKAIKAKFPDMFIVTDLCFCEYTDHGHCGILDPKTQTVDNDKTLEISAQQALVHARAGADMIAPSGMMDGIITTLRTTLDNNGFKDLPIMAYSTKFASGYYGPFRDVAESTPSFGDRRSYQMNPANRLEAIEESLEDEKEGADILMVKPALAFLDVIRDIRNETNLPLCAYNVSGEYAMLKHAGLAGLIDYERVMMETMIAFKRAGANIIITYHAKEVCEILRKK is encoded by the coding sequence ATGTTTAAACGATTTAGAAGATTAAGAATAAATGAAACACTAAGAAATTTAGTGCAAGAGACTGTTTTAACGCCAGAAGATTTCATATATCCACTATTTGTTAAAGAAGGTAAAGGTATAAAAACAGAAGTTGCATCAATGCCAGGTGTTTATCAAATGAGTCTTGATGAAATATTAAAAGAGTGTGAATATTTACATAGTATAAATTTAAAATCTATTATTTTATTTGGAATTCCTGATGTAAAAGATTCTGTTGGAAGTGAATGTTTATGTGAAGAGAGTATTATTGCTAGAACTATAAAAGCTATAAAGGCAAAATTCCCAGATATGTTTATAGTAACAGATTTATGTTTTTGTGAATATACAGATCACGGACATTGTGGAATACTTGATCCAAAAACGCAAACTGTTGATAATGATAAAACTTTAGAAATATCTGCTCAACAAGCATTAGTTCATGCAAGAGCTGGTGCAGATATGATAGCACCAAGTGGAATGATGGATGGAATTATTACAACTTTAAGAACTACACTTGATAATAATGGATTTAAAGATTTACCTATTATGGCTTATTCAACTAAATTTGCAAGCGGATATTATGGTCCATTTAGAGATGTAGCTGAATCAACTCCATCTTTTGGAGATAGAAGAAGTTATCAAATGAATCCAGCAAATAGACTTGAAGCTATAGAAGAGTCTTTAGAAGATGAAAAAGAAGGTGCAGATATCCTTATGGTTAAACCAGCACTTGCTTTTTTAGATGTTATTAGAGATATTAGAAATGAAACAAATCTTCCACTTTGTGCATATAATGTAAGTGGTGAATATGCGATGTTAAAACATGCAGGACTTGCAGGATTGATTGATTATGAAAGAGTTATGATGGAAACAATGATTGCTTTTAAAAGAGCAGGAGCAAATATCATCATAACTTATCATGCAAAAGAAGTTTGTGAAATTTTAAGAAAAAAATAA
- a CDS encoding PP0621 family protein, whose protein sequence is MILKVLGLVIVGFVIYFLFFKKSRQNDIAKKDKMITDDMIECESCKTYVSLNEAILSNGKFYCSKDCLNK, encoded by the coding sequence ATGATTTTAAAAGTATTAGGACTGGTAATAGTAGGATTTGTGATCTATTTTCTTTTTTTCAAAAAATCAAGACAAAATGATATAGCAAAAAAAGATAAAATGATTACAGATGATATGATAGAGTGCGAAAGTTGTAAAACTTATGTATCTTTGAATGAAGCAATATTAAGTAATGGAAAATTTTATTGCTCAAAAGATTGTTTGAATAAGTAG
- the glyS gene encoding glycine--tRNA ligase subunit beta, with translation MNKPLLIEIGVEELPAIPFLNELPNIEKKWSDILEKNRLLCDFDFFYTPRRLVLWHREFQVKQEDSTIEQFGAPVKIAYKDGVPTGAAISFAAKLGVDVSVLEKKDLGKGEVLYFKQEVIGSESKTLLNEMINEFVASLNFGKSMRWASRTDSFIRPIRSLSVLLGEEIVDAELFGVKSSNFSFAHRMVSYEPFTYSFAGDYFCKLDKSGVILYPDERRKIILEQMKNIEQRHNIKIEIDTELLEEVVAITEYPTALIGKFDEEFLELPEEVIVTSMKENQRYFAVYKDGNLTNNFIVVSNAKTNDFGYIIQGNEKVLRPRLADAMFFYKNDIKNGLSNEGLKKLVFVEGLGSMYDKCEREAKIASYLANTFEVKEKELIQKAVMLSKADLMSEMVYEFTELQGLMGYYYAKIAKEDNLVSLALKEQYLPTGEDSELPSNVFSSIVALSNKLDNLMALFSVGKIPTGSKDPFGLRRAAAGIVKIAMEHKLPIDLSKIIDELSTNYKNLDKKVLIEFFNERLFKIFEVNPTVLKAVLASGETDIYKISQKLCALNPIVQSDNFKDYVATFKRVANIIKDVDVNSKLLIDEKLFEDKEEKELFAKFNEVQSKAYKTYDEELEALFALKPELDNFFDNVFVNHENEKIKTNRKNLVGVIYQGFRKIADIKEITI, from the coding sequence ATGAATAAACCATTATTAATTGAGATTGGTGTAGAAGAATTACCAGCAATTCCATTTTTAAATGAACTTCCAAATATTGAGAAAAAATGGAGTGATATTTTAGAAAAAAATAGATTATTATGTGATTTTGATTTTTTTTACACACCAAGAAGATTAGTACTATGGCATAGAGAATTCCAAGTAAAACAAGAAGATTCTACTATTGAACAATTTGGAGCACCTGTTAAAATAGCTTATAAAGATGGAGTTCCAACAGGAGCTGCTATTAGTTTTGCTGCTAAATTGGGAGTTGATGTAAGTGTTTTAGAAAAAAAAGATTTAGGAAAAGGTGAAGTTTTATATTTCAAACAAGAAGTTATTGGTAGTGAATCAAAAACTTTATTAAATGAAATGATAAACGAATTTGTAGCTTCTTTAAACTTTGGAAAATCTATGAGATGGGCAAGTAGAACTGATAGTTTTATTAGACCAATTAGAAGTTTATCTGTTCTTTTGGGTGAAGAGATTGTTGATGCTGAACTTTTTGGGGTTAAATCATCTAATTTCTCATTTGCTCATAGAATGGTTTCTTATGAACCATTTACTTACTCTTTTGCTGGAGATTATTTTTGTAAACTTGATAAAAGTGGAGTTATTTTATATCCAGATGAAAGAAGAAAAATCATCTTAGAACAGATGAAAAATATTGAGCAAAGACACAATATTAAAATAGAAATAGATACAGAATTACTTGAAGAAGTTGTAGCTATTACAGAGTATCCAACAGCTTTAATTGGAAAATTTGATGAAGAGTTTTTAGAGTTACCAGAAGAAGTAATCGTAACATCAATGAAAGAAAATCAAAGATATTTTGCAGTTTATAAAGATGGAAATCTAACAAATAATTTTATCGTTGTTTCAAATGCAAAAACTAATGATTTTGGATATATTATTCAAGGAAATGAAAAAGTTTTAAGACCAAGACTTGCTGATGCTATGTTTTTTTATAAAAATGATATTAAAAATGGTTTATCAAATGAGGGACTTAAAAAATTAGTGTTTGTTGAAGGTCTTGGTTCAATGTATGATAAATGTGAAAGAGAAGCAAAAATTGCTTCTTATTTAGCAAATACATTTGAAGTAAAAGAAAAAGAGTTAATTCAAAAAGCTGTTATGCTTTCAAAAGCTGATTTGATGAGTGAAATGGTTTATGAATTTACAGAACTTCAAGGTTTAATGGGATATTACTATGCAAAAATTGCAAAAGAGGATAATTTAGTATCCTTAGCACTAAAAGAGCAATATTTACCAACTGGTGAAGATTCAGAACTTCCTTCAAATGTATTTTCATCAATAGTTGCATTATCAAATAAATTAGATAATTTAATGGCATTATTTAGTGTTGGAAAAATACCAACAGGTTCAAAAGATCCATTTGGTCTTAGACGAGCAGCCGCTGGAATTGTAAAAATTGCAATGGAGCATAAACTTCCAATTGATTTATCAAAAATTATTGATGAATTATCAACTAACTATAAAAATTTAGATAAAAAAGTTTTAATAGAGTTTTTCAACGAAAGATTATTTAAGATATTTGAAGTAAACCCAACAGTTTTAAAAGCTGTTCTTGCAAGTGGTGAAACAGATATTTATAAAATTTCTCAAAAACTTTGTGCGCTTAATCCAATAGTTCAAAGTGATAATTTCAAAGATTACGTTGCAACATTTAAAAGAGTTGCAAATATCATAAAAGATGTTGATGTAAACTCTAAACTTTTAATTGATGAAAAACTTTTTGAAGATAAAGAAGAAAAAGAGTTATTTGCTAAATTTAATGAAGTTCAATCAAAAGCTTATAAAACATATGATGAAGAACTTGAAGCTTTATTTGCTTTAAAACCTGAACTTGATAATTTCTTTGATAATGTTTTTGTAAATCATGAAAATGAAAAAATAAAAACAAATAGAAAAAATCTTGTAGGAGTAATATATCAAGGGTTTAGAAAAATTGCTGATATTAAAGAGATAACAATATAA
- a CDS encoding alpha/beta hydrolase yields the protein MRNSFLFLIFIISLFFYGCSNKIPTLNERKDLAFSIINDKDIIQKNIETGSFNLFSFQKISNECRTNIKIYVEGDGLSWISKSIISSNPTPINPIALKLMLSDNNSCKIYLARPCQYITSNGCEEKYWTSHRFNTKIIESYEHVLNNLKKEYTNTKFDLIGYSGGGAIVTLLASSRNDVNSITTIAGNLDIEEWSKIQKISSLNGSLNPANYSKELENIKQTHLIGENDKIIPKDIFFSYQSKFKNKENIKYFIYDSTHNCCWEDIYRKYLLNN from the coding sequence TTGAGAAATAGTTTCTTATTTTTAATTTTTATTATATCTTTATTTTTTTATGGTTGCTCTAATAAAATACCCACTCTAAATGAAAGGAAAGATTTAGCTTTTTCTATTATAAATGATAAAGATATTATTCAGAAAAATATAGAAACAGGCTCTTTTAATCTTTTTTCTTTTCAAAAAATATCGAATGAATGTAGAACTAATATAAAAATATATGTAGAAGGAGATGGCTTATCTTGGATTTCAAAAAGCATCATCTCTTCTAATCCTACACCAATAAATCCAATAGCTTTAAAATTAATGTTATCAGATAATAATTCTTGTAAAATATATTTAGCAAGACCTTGTCAATACATAACTTCAAATGGTTGCGAAGAAAAATATTGGACAAGCCACAGATTTAATACAAAAATTATTGAAAGTTATGAACACGTTTTAAATAATTTAAAAAAAGAGTATACAAATACTAAATTTGATTTAATCGGATATTCTGGTGGAGGGGCAATTGTAACACTTTTAGCTTCTTCTAGAAATGATGTAAATAGTATTACAACAATAGCTGGAAATTTGGATATTGAAGAATGGAGCAAAATACAAAAGATTTCCAGTTTAAATGGTTCTTTAAATCCAGCAAATTATTCAAAAGAATTAGAAAATATTAAACAAACTCATTTAATTGGAGAAAATGATAAAATCATTCCAAAAGATATATTTTTTTCTTATCAAAGTAAATTTAAAAATAAAGAAAATATAAAATATTTTATATATGATAGTACACATAATTGTTGTTGGGAAGATATCTATAGAAAGTACTTGTTAAATAACTAA
- the ribA gene encoding GTP cyclohydrolase II, whose protein sequence is MNIIQSNIANLPTKYGKFRIKAYKDGHQEHLAIMSQDFENLDAPYVRIHSECLTGDTLGSLKCDCQSQLDLSLKFIAQNGGLVIYHRQEGRNIGLVNKINAYALQDKGRNTIEANLELGFAEDERDYSIVGYIFDDLKIKKLKLITNNPEKIKYVESLGVEIVERIPAIIKANKYNEGYLFTKKEKMGHLL, encoded by the coding sequence ATGAATATAATACAATCAAATATAGCAAATTTACCGACAAAATATGGAAAATTTAGAATAAAAGCTTATAAAGACGGACATCAAGAACATTTAGCGATAATGAGTCAAGATTTTGAAAATTTAGATGCTCCTTATGTGAGAATTCACTCAGAATGTCTTACTGGAGATACTTTAGGAAGTCTAAAATGTGACTGCCAAAGCCAATTGGATTTATCTTTAAAATTTATTGCGCAAAATGGCGGTTTGGTAATATACCATAGACAAGAAGGAAGAAACATAGGTTTAGTAAATAAAATAAATGCTTATGCTCTTCAAGATAAAGGACGAAACACTATTGAAGCAAATTTGGAATTAGGATTTGCCGAAGATGAAAGGGATTATAGTATTGTTGGATATATTTTTGATGATTTAAAAATCAAAAAATTGAAACTAATTACAAATAATCCTGAAAAAATAAAATATGTAGAGTCTTTAGGCGTTGAAATAGTTGAAAGAATTCCTGCAATTATAAAAGCAAATAAATATAATGAAGGTTATTTATTTACTAAAAAAGAGAAAATGGGACATCTACTTTAA
- the rsmG gene encoding 16S rRNA (guanine(527)-N(7))-methyltransferase RsmG — MLQKLLEANNLKFEDKFYEDCEVFVKLLQQWGTIHNLSGRLTRDDIYENILDSLFPLTFIEKYESFADIGTGAGYPGLILAIALRDTKAYLIEPRIKRVSFLNFVKATLKLDNLVVLCNRVEEVKDLQVDLITSRAVTNTSLLLDITKNIKKPNSSYLFYKGSMLESELENAKVNNYKIVNKKDRNYLYIKGLI; from the coding sequence ATGTTACAAAAGTTGCTTGAAGCAAATAATTTAAAATTTGAAGATAAATTTTATGAAGATTGTGAAGTTTTTGTAAAACTTCTTCAGCAATGGGGAACTATTCACAATCTTAGTGGAAGATTAACAAGAGATGATATTTATGAAAATATTTTGGACTCTTTATTTCCTTTAACTTTTATTGAAAAATATGAAAGTTTTGCTGATATTGGAACAGGAGCAGGGTATCCAGGACTTATTTTAGCGATAGCTTTAAGAGATACAAAAGCCTATTTAATTGAACCTAGAATAAAAAGAGTATCATTTTTAAATTTTGTAAAAGCAACTTTAAAACTTGATAATTTAGTGGTTTTATGTAATAGAGTAGAAGAGGTTAAAGATTTACAAGTTGATTTGATAACATCAAGAGCAGTTACAAATACTTCTTTACTTTTAGACATCACAAAAAATATAAAAAAGCCAAATAGTTCCTATCTTTTTTATAAAGGAAGTATGTTAGAAAGTGAACTTGAAAATGCAAAAGTTAATAATTATAAAATAGTAAATAAAAAAGATAGAAATTATTTATATATAAAAGGGTTAATATGA
- a CDS encoding bifunctional 3,4-dihydroxy-2-butanone 4-phosphate synthase/GTP cyclohydrolase II has translation MNAIKRVQEAIKEIQKGNMVIMLDDEDRENEGDLVYSAALSTPEMVNFMVTHAKGLVCVSLPKETADRLELNPMVTSNTSSYETAFTVSVDAASAATGISAIERDDTIKILANPVSKTNELVRPGHIFPLIAKDGGVLVRTGHTEGSVDLCKLAGLKGEAVICEILKEDGTMARRDDLDIFALKHNLKQVYISDLVEYRLSHEKLVEEISSVNKKFFSKDVIQKEFKDHLENIHTAIIFGEIKEINHIKFHTIRPDIKMFLNDDKLHSMLKTINFMQAKGGILIFLNNGRKNSELEKNYGIGAQILNSLNIKQIKLMTSGGKHSFVGLQGFGLEIVEEIQIEG, from the coding sequence ATGAATGCAATAAAAAGAGTACAAGAAGCTATAAAAGAGATTCAAAAAGGTAATATGGTAATAATGCTTGATGATGAAGACAGAGAAAATGAAGGTGATTTAGTTTATTCAGCTGCATTAAGTACACCAGAAATGGTAAATTTTATGGTAACACATGCAAAAGGATTAGTTTGTGTTTCTTTGCCGAAAGAAACAGCAGATAGATTAGAATTAAATCCTATGGTTACATCAAATACATCTTCTTATGAAACAGCATTTACAGTTTCAGTTGATGCAGCAAGTGCAGCTACTGGAATTAGTGCAATTGAGAGAGATGATACTATAAAAATATTGGCAAATCCAGTTTCAAAAACAAATGAATTAGTAAGACCAGGTCATATTTTCCCTTTGATTGCAAAAGATGGTGGAGTATTAGTTAGAACAGGTCATACAGAAGGAAGTGTTGATTTATGTAAACTTGCAGGTTTAAAAGGGGAAGCTGTTATTTGTGAAATTTTAAAAGAAGATGGAACAATGGCAAGACGAGATGATTTAGATATTTTTGCATTAAAACATAATTTAAAACAAGTATATATTTCTGATTTAGTTGAGTATAGATTATCTCATGAAAAGCTTGTTGAAGAAATTTCAAGTGTAAATAAAAAATTCTTTTCAAAAGATGTAATACAAAAAGAGTTTAAAGATCATTTAGAAAATATTCATACAGCAATTATTTTTGGTGAAATAAAAGAGATAAATCATATAAAATTTCATACGATTAGACCAGATATAAAAATGTTTTTAAATGATGATAAATTACATTCAATGTTAAAGACAATTAATTTTATGCAAGCAAAAGGTGGAATTTTGATATTCCTAAATAATGGGCGAAAAAATAGTGAGTTAGAAAAAAATTATGGAATAGGGGCTCAAATTTTAAACTCTTTAAATATAAAACAAATTAAACTTATGACAAGTGGAGGAAAACACTCTTTTGTTGGTTTACAAGGTTTTGGATTAGAAATAGTAGAAGAGATACAAATAGAAGGTTGA